Within Colias croceus chromosome 10, ilColCroc2.1, the genomic segment cgctACCGCACGCGAATTCATCGGTGTACTAAGGGCGTAACTTTGCAACCTTATCCCTAAGGTTATAAAGGATACTCACAAAAACATTAGCTATCGCGGATCTCCCATCGTCCGCCCCCCGCCTGTCGGTGGCCTTAACATCAAACCCGAGCACCCGCCCCGCGTCCCGCACGAACGACCCCGCCACCCGCACCCGCCCGCTGACCGCGTCCACACTAAACCGCCCTTCTGAGTTGATCACTTGGTAACGGATGTCTGCGTTGATGCCTGCATCTGCGTCTATCGCCTGTGAGATTATTGGTATACGATTTGAATATTTGTTTGCCATTTTTTTCACAGTTTTTCATAATTCAACAAAGTTatgtaattgttaattatgaCCTAAGTGATAATCTAAACACTTTAAACTGTAAGCACGCCTTGTCTATGCCAGATTTTTCTTCTATTTTGAAAACGTGAAATGGCTTGAAATTATCGTCAtgttaactttatttaatcttGTCTGAATAAAGGCTAAAATTGTGGgctaagaagtgaaacttctttatcgaggttggaaaaaaatttagtgtaactattttttttcgttacgcatgacattttttcgttacgcgccatctttttcttatccctaccacgagtgattcgacgtatttctgtaaagttgcatatattatttttttttaaataaggccatagagaagtttcacttcttacgtgtgtacactagtacacgcacacattttttatttattcctacCTGTAACTGTATAACTTCATATCCAAACGGTGCGGTTGTTGGAATGGCTGTAACCATCGGTCGACCTCCATAGATAAACCTCGGAGCGTTGTCATTCACGTCTTTTATTCTAACTACAACTTTAACATCAAACTTCGTCATTCCCTCTAAAACATCATCTGCTACGGGATATATCATGTGAGGTAATTCTCGACTAATCTTTTGCCTCTCAGCCCTAACAATAACCTCGTAAATATCCCGGGTTTCCCTATCTggactttttattaaatataacgtTCCGTTCCGTGGATCAATCACAAATGTTCTCTTTATATCCGTCTCATTTTCGTTGTAAATGTAATATctcattttgaaattttcataatattctgTTAAATTGAGGGTGACAAGTTCAACAGGCGTTTGGACATTTTCTTCAATTTCTAATTCATAGTATCTTGATATAAATACCGGTTTGTCCGATACTTCAACTTCATCTGGTACATCTGTTACAGTTAATATAACAAAGGCGGTGGAACTTAAACTCGGAGATCCAAGATCCGATGCAATTACAGTTATATTGTGTACTGATTGCGTTTCATAATCTAACCTCCCTGTCGTTGTAATAACACCTTCTTTCGAAtcgatagaaaatatattaagctGATTTTTCTTTTGCGGTATGCTGTATAGAATTAAACCGTTGCCGTTTCCAATAAAATCTGAATCGTTTGCGTAAACCCTAGCCACAACAGTACCAATTGGAGCATTTTCTTCAAGTGTTGCTCTATAAACGGGTATCATTTTTACAGACTCATAATTGtggtttattttttcatcTGCTTCCGAATGTTTCCACTCCAATAGTTCATTATAATCAAAGAATTTCGGCGCGTTATCGTTAACGTCTAATACTTGCACTTCAACACTTACAGACGATGATAATTTCTTTTCTTGACCATTATCCATGGCCACTACTGTTAGAACATACTTATCTTCTTTCTCTCTATCAAGTTCACCATTAACACTAAATACCCCACTCAAGGGTGATATTTCAAATGGTAAGTCATCATTGGGTGGATCAATAAAGTATGTTATATTAGCATTTTGGCCAAAGTCAGCGTCAGTTGCATCCACTTTTCCTAGAACTCGTCTACTGTATTGTGCTTCTTCTACATTAAAGCTATACCAAGCCTTTTTAAACATTGGGAAATGATCATTAACGTCTTTAATAAACAGTCTTATAGTAATGTGATCACTTAGTTGGCCGCCATCTAATGCTGATATATTTAGCCGAAATTCGGATTCCGGTGGTAATGCTCTAGCAGCAACAATATTACCATATCTttcattaattacaaaatacctCTTCATTTGTAAAGCAGTTGCAGGGAGTGAATAAGGCGGCAAAAATACCTCAGAAATAAATTCATAGTGAATTTGACCATTTGCCCCACTATCCATATCTATTGCAtgtaattttagtatagttgttCCAACTGCAATATTTTCAGGCACTAAAAATAATGGAGAATCCACCGTTACAGCAAATTTATTCTTAGGTTTAGCTtcaacattaaatattacacCGGTTGCATTTCCCTTTTCCTTGTATACATTCACAGAACTTACTCCggaattttctaataattcTATATTTTCACCGAGAGGAATTATTACTTGGTCAAATTTAGGTGCATTGTCATTAACGTCTGCCAcgaatattgttaattttgctTCTGAATTTAAACTTCCTCTATCTCTGGCTACAATTTTCAATAGATAAGCGTTTTTTTCTTCCCTATCAAGTTTGTTTCCAATAAACGTGACAACTCCCGTTTCTTCGtcaacattaaataattcatgaCCATCACCAAACAGAGTGTATGTAAATACAGCATTAGTCCCCGTATCCGCATCTTTCgctctaattttattattcattttaacttCAGTTCCTTTCGATGCATTTTCAGTTATGGTCCCCTCATATAAAGGCAGCTCAAACACTGGAGGGTTGTCATTTTCATCGTCAACGTGTATCGTCACTTGATACAAATTGGCGCCAGAAATAACTCCTTTGACAAACTCTGCTATTACGGTCATTCTATACGTATCTCTTTTTTCTCTATCTAAGGGCTTCTGTGCATAAATTGTACCATCTTGCCCTAAAAGagaagaaataatatgtttagaattttataataacataataatgttaatgttaataaaaaaatctcacTGCTAATAAGCAGTGGGATTTTTCACTGAAAAATTCAAgacagaaaaatatattttatttaacatcatTACGCATTcataagaatttaatttatatcttaCCAATGGCAACATCATCAGAAACATCCTGTTGGTTGGCAATAATGAATCTAACTTTTCCGGTATAATTGACGGAAATAGAGCTTATATTACTTGGAAATATTTGTCCAATGGTAGCTCCAGCGACATTCTCCCTAACGTGAAACACGAGCGGCGAATGCGTTCCTCTGAAATAAGAAAACggtgttatttataatttttaaattttcaataattacgAATACAGAAAATAATTACTTCAAAAAGACACCTCTCTCATCGTTAACGTCCACAACATGAACAGTTGCATTTGTTGTGATTGTGTAATTGTGTTTTTCTTGTATTGCCACGGCTTCAAACTCATAAACGGGTCGATCGAACTTAGATAACTCATCTACAACTGTTATAACACCGGAACGCTCTTCAACCGCGAATGGTACTAGAAAAGAATTACATTTATACACTTAATCAACATCTTAAATCTTAAATCACATAAtcaacaaatttaataaaatattttttaagctattgcatagcttctatcgcgggccttgagcgcggggaccgaatcgagaaattccgtaacgaaaaaacctcacgctccccacggggacgggcggaggtgtggcttgaaggcatagcatgcaatagcgcaaccgccccagtccccgagtgacacacgtcgtttttatttattgaagtgaaacttctttagacgcgttgggagtaaaatttcaaggtcgcgtcatggcaataccgccACGTCATTGAGTGAGAacttttggtatctttgaatcttgccaaagaagtttcacttctgacacacgtgttctcggcacacacgcttttttctgtaggtaatataaaacaattcacAAATACCTCCTTCTTCATATCCGTGTAACAAATCATAGGACAGTTCTCCCTTCTGCATGGCTTCATTGACTCTTATTTGCCCGACGCTTGTCCCAATGCCCACGTTTGATCCAACCCAAAATTCGTACGGAGATCCAATAAAATCTGGTTTATCGGTTTTAGaacctaaataataaataaaaacgttaaaaaaattattacaacatGTATGGCGATTTCAATAAGGTACCTAGCTTTTctgtcaataattattattgtatttcaactagctgtgcctcgcggtttcactcgcattgcttcgctcctgttggtcttagcgtgatgatatataacctataaccttcctcgataaatgggccatctaacaccgaaataatttttcaaatcggaccaatagttcctgagattagcgcgttcaaacaaacaaacaaactcctcACAGATTAGTATACAgtgttaattatttcttacaattgttcttaaaatattcgtttaatttctaaaatcttacctttgtttatatttatgacgTCAATAGTAACCACAGCTAACGAATACCTTCGTTCACTGGGATTGGCCGGTTGGTCAGACGCTTCAATGAATAAAGCATGTCTTCCCTCTAAAATAGGCGACTCTGCCAACGTAATAACTCCAGTTTTGGCATCAACTTGAAACGGCGATGTTATTGTAAGATTACTCGTTCTTTGCAAATCATATAACACTATTCCATTCCTTCCTAAATCGTGATCCACTGCGTTTACAGTTCCAATTTCAGTTCCTATCTTCGCGTTGGATTTAACAGAGAATTCGTATAAATTACTTGGAATGAAAATGGGGTTATTATCATTTGCATCTAGTAATGTTACTTCAACAGTAACGAATGACATTAGCTGATGGGTATCATCGTTGTATTCAATGTTTTCAGCTTTTGTGCCTATTCTGTCGGGAAACACGTatgttgttttttcttttgatGGTGGTAGTTTTGGAGCGGGATTCCGTCGCCATTTCGCTAGCCTCTGTTTATCCAGGAATGTGCCCACAATGCTGGGATTCTTTTCTTTAGCGAACACTTTCATTCGTAGAGACGAATGCTGTTCGCGATCTAAGACAGTCTGAGGAAAGAAGAACATGTtacagaatttttttaattaattgaagaaaatatataatatattttcatactaaaatttaatacaaatacaaacTTGATTTTTGACAGTGAGCCAACCAGTTCTAGGGTCTATAGAAAATGCTCCGTTAGGGTCGTGCAGTTGATATGTAAATTCCCCATTATCACCTTGGTCCTTATCCGTCGCCATCACTTGAAGAACACTGAAACCTAAGAAAATAGTGTTCATCTTGTATCAAATGTATTCAAGACTtcaaaatatcatttatatcGCTACgttataataaagtaaatatgtattgtgGAAACGTAGtccaaaatttataaatttgttatttactgGTGTTAAATTAATGATATGGTCTTATTCAAGATTAAAATCTACACAAAACGTAACATAAGTCAACAAAACACACAGTGATATCATAGTATAGGTCATAACCAAGTTATgtatccctactaatattataaatgcgaaagtaactctgtctgtctgtctgttacgctttcccgcttaaacctctcaaccgattttgatgaaatttggcacagacaatctttagaccgtgagaaagaacataggctaccttttatcaaaacaccacgcgggcgaagccgcgggcggaagctaatattgttatacatctgtttcacaaAATATTGAACTCATACCATTGGGCAAGTTCTCGACAATGCTGATGTTATAGAAGTCCACTTCGAACTCGGGCAGATTGTCGTTCAAGTCCAGTATCTCGAGCTCGACTCTGGCCTGTGCGGTCTTCAGCGGGTTGTCCACTTGGCCAGCTTGTACTTGGAGTATAAATGTATTCCCTGGATACAAGGATTTTGagattttttcaatgtttaaaatatttcctacGGATTATTTGACAACTGTGACTAACTtattttgagtttgagttattAAAAAGTGTATCGTTTAGAATCATCaagtgtatttaaaaattcggAATAAcctgttattttataacaatattttttttattcataataaacgcaatattttcttttaacagatattttagaatttatatgTGTTATCgtgcttataataattatacatattatatgttttttaaacatttataaaatacacaaatgGCCACAAGCTTTAAATTACCAGTAACTTATTGAAAAACATACAAAGCATTAACTTCCTTCAAATTGCCAATAACTTCTTCAGAAATTAACACgcaaaatcaaaattaattccCTCCAACATACCGGGTAAACCGCTCTCATTGTCCAGATCGATCTCTCTATCCAGGAACAGGCTCCCATTCAATGGACTGAGTGAGAACAGCCTCCTATCATTCCCGGAGACCAGCTCATACCGAACTGGAGCAGCCAGCCCACTGTCCTGGTCAAATGCCCGGATCGGCTGCGGGAACGATAGCTCGCGGTGGATTCGCTTGTTCTGGAGAAGGAAATTAggctatttataaaattcttagTGTAACCACCAGTTTTACCGACGTCGTAtcgtacatagtataaaacgaagtcgctttctctgtccctatgtccccatgtatgcttaaatctttaaaactacgaaaCCGATTTTGacgcggtttttttaatagatagtgattcaagaggaaggttttagtatataatttgttgggtttcagacaaagcggacgaagctgcgggtggaaaaaAAGTATGTAGCTCATAGTCTTCCACTATAAATGAACTGACACtgaacatttttcaaattggaccagtagttcttgagctTAACGagatcaaacaaactcttcagctttatatttttttttacattgtgAGTAAAAATACTAGTAGCTATCCCTAAAAACGGTGCTCCGCTAGTTACTTAACAcatgtataaaaatagtttaaaacctatttcataattttcctTTCTCGatgaatacaaaaattaatacgaaaattatttgaaggaacatacatacaatgtTATATGGTTGTGATGGATAGGAGAAGTGTTATTGGGTCAATCAAATCACatctatttatatgtaaattcaTACAGTCAGGTCACAATATAGGATACATCATAactatatcttaatatatatatgtatgtataaatctCGTGTTACAATGTTCGttctcaatggactcctaaaccacataaccgattataataaaattcgcacaccatgtgcagttcgatccaacttgagagataggataggttttatcccggaaatctcgcgggcgaaaagctagtcataatataaaataaagtcacTTTCCACTATAGCTATGGTATAgcttagatattttaaatactatacataaaaaataaacaaccaaataattaccataagtGGATAAAACTCCGGTATTTTAGTTCTGTAGACATCAAGCGTGAACTTGGGAGGCAGGTCATCATTGTCCAACACGATGATGTGGACCGTCGTGTTGGAGCTGCGGGGGGGGGATCCGCGGTCCTGGACAACAATATTAAGATGAATATTATCTACTAagtataggtataaaaataagtcgggttttccttcctgacgctataactccagaacgcacgaaccgatttccacggttttgcattcgttggaaaggtctcgggccccgtgaggtttatagcaaagaaaatgtgtctctggtggcgaaacggagttcgcccggtttgccagttaagtatataaataggtTTTGAATCGTAATCTGTGCCGGTACATAATAGTGTACAGGCCTactgtacataatatgtattttgtaatacaATAAGTTTTACTGAATGATAAATGTTAAACATTGTTCAGGTATATACAAGacgtataaaatatgattaattaattattattggatgACTGAAATTacgagattttattttttcatgcTATGCTCATTGTTATTTCTATgcattaaataacataatgtggctttttctttgaaatctTACTACATTAAATAAGGCCTAATAAACATCTAATctgtattacataaaaaaaatttttgttcaAATTAACTTCACAAATAAACAGGCAAATGAATTATCCTTACAGATGCAGTTATAGTGAGCAAGAACTCCCTATCGCCACTATCATAGTCCAAGTGCTTCTTCAGCAGCAGGCCGGGCTTGTGGGAGGTCTCCAGGGCGAAGCGGTTCCCTTCATCACCAGACACGATGGTGTACTGGATATCGGAGTTGGGCGTGTTCGGCTTGTCCCGGTCGAACGCACGGATACCCCGGTATATGATAAGACCTGGGAATATTTTATGGTagatttaagtttaatttcgTAACTGATGGCTTCTTGAAGTTTTAGTTCAAGAAAACAATGTACCTAGTCTGTATTTACCTGGCCAAAACTGTTAATTTATCTTTCCAAATAAGCcagatatattaaaattatatgctATCAACATTATtaccttttatttaaattaggtacatatCAGATGCTTAATAATTccattacctatttattatcaaaaatgttaaaataatcaagGAAATTCTTGATCAAAACCTTTAGAAACGATTTACAACCTTAAGATATAAGTTTATACGACAAATGTTACCTGGTGGAGTAAGCTCATCCACGCTGACCCTGTAGGGCGCGTCTATGAAGGTGGGCACATTATCATTGATGTCCTCGATGTACACCGTCACTGACAAGTACGCTGATATCTGgaacattttcatttattaaatacgctaTTTTTGCtcttagtttaaaatatatgcagACACTTTATTATAACTACACCACTATAGatacgaaaaaaaatacattataatttaatattctacTTCCTACAGTGGTTGACATGATTGTCTGATTCAATTGATGTCTATTCATAGGTTAATGcacgttaaaaatataatattaaaactcatATTGCTACTTCTATTCCTATTTATACTAAATGAACTCAAATCTATGTCACTCGTATGATTGAAATCAAAATCAGTCCAAGCCTATTTATATCAAGACATATCTAGCTATATTAAACTCCGCTTAGACcacaatattcaattttacaaacttcccATACAACAAAAGTTTGCTACAATATACCACTACACATTTGACCCCAACAacctttaaaacaatttactaTGGAAAGTTTCATAGTGACATTCAGAGAGTGGTTTTTAAAGGCTTCAACTTCCATTATGGCGATTGTGAGGAAAATAGCAATGTGTCCTGTGTAAACTCTATTTATAGAGACAAATCTGTTTCCCACAAGTGTATCGGAAATAGAATTGGTTATTTTTATCGCTTCTgagtttcatttttaatggGATGATGGAGAATGATATTATcgttcttatattatataaagttatGTTTTGACGCTTCATATAAGTTGGAACTatccatttataaataaccttattcTTAGAccttattgtaataattatgttattatagttacttacatacataagaaaatattgatgGATGTTgttttttggtattttatataagtaaacaagaaaaaaatctAGATAAGAAAGCTCCATCGAATTTGGCTGAAATGTAGGTACGTAATGACATGAGTAGTATAATAGTTGCGATAAGTTCACTCTACTCAAAAACGAATTCTATTTCTCAATATATAAAAGCGAAGAGAACTCTATAAAAATTCTGTTCAAAATCTGTAACCAT encodes:
- the LOC123695073 gene encoding cadherin-89D isoform X3; the protein is MATDKDQGDNGEFTYQLHDPNGAFSIDPRTGWLTVKNQTVLDREQHSSLRMKVFAKEKNPSIVGTFLDKQRLAKWRRNPAPKLPPSKEKTTYVFPDRIGTKAENIEYNDDTHQLMSFVTVEVTLLDANDNNPIFIPSNLYEFSVKSNAKIGTEIGTVNAVDHDLGRNGIVLYDLQRTSNLTITSPFQVDAKTGVITLAESPILEGRHALFIEASDQPANPSERRYSLAVVTIDVININKGSKTDKPDFIGSPYEFWVGSNVGIGTSVGQIRVNEAMQKGELSYDLLHGYEEGVPFAVEERSGVITVVDELSKFDRPVYEFEAVAIQEKHNYTITTNATVHVVDVNDERGVFLKGTHSPLVFHVRENVAGATIGQIFPSNISSISVNYTGKVRFIIANQQDVSDDVAIGQDGTIYAQKPLDREKRDTYRMTVIAEFVKGVISGANLYQVTIHVDDENDNPPVFELPLYEGTITENASKGTEVKMNNKIRAKDADTGTNAVFTYTLFGDGHELFNVDEETGVVTFIGNKLDREEKNAYLLKIVARDRGSLNSEAKLTIFVADVNDNAPKFDQVIIPLGENIELLENSGVSSVNVYKEKGNATGVIFNVEAKPKNKFAVTVDSPLFLVPENIAVGTTILKLHAIDMDSGANGQIHYEFISEVFLPPYSLPATALQMKRYFVINERYGNIVAARALPPESEFRLNISALDGGQLSDHITIRLFIKDVNDHFPMFKKAWYSFNVEEAQYSRRVLGKVDATDADFGQNANITYFIDPPNDDLPFEISPLSGVFSVNGELDREKEDKYVLTVVAMDNGQEKKLSSSVSVEVQVLDVNDNAPKFFDYNELLEWKHSEADEKINHNYESVKMIPVYRATLEENAPIGTVVARVYANDSDFIGNGNGLILYSIPQKKNQLNIFSIDSKEGVITTTGRLDYETQSVHNITVIASDLGSPSLSSTAFVILTVTDVPDEVEVSDKPVFISRYYELEIEENVQTPVELVTLNLTEYYENFKMRYYIYNENETDIKRTFVIDPRNGTLYLIKSPDRETRDIYEVIVRAERQKISRELPHMIYPVADDVLEGMTKFDVKVVVRIKDVNDNAPRFIYGGRPMVTAIPTTAPFGYEVIQLQAIDADAGINADIRYQVINSEGRFSVDAVSGRVRVAGSFVRDAGRVLGFDVKATDRRGADDGRSAIANVFVYVLDENKQLVIVVAAKPMEVEKELYNITRYLSNITGFDIRVRRLETSAKTAMDGYATDMYIYAVDPVSNAIIDMDVLQKSLMKREVALRHNLAGFKVLEVGDTTMVQARSAQMFSTVEISVVALGCLVFIGAFTTAICILCVRKTKRNRHQPYSQHRHNAFSTEHLSKFGGLFPSGNNQCQELNQSYSEADSYIDVINQNPTKKICPHGNTIEEFGKAHQKCIKGQFDNINGSEIFNHKHERMCIKFNQRPSKRKGQDTSITSVNSSGQDSGIAEGKCACGQSSVHTSEESSGCSYEDSLKSNHNHDRKAYRDSEPRFNRRASFGHQPLDIRRYNHRRQSFSENLRHFPSFERIGPRITRQASTPNVNVTPSYFLNGKKNYRRKEVMNEPMIDYDHSENEDQFDTRLRKLSTNRRVGSFVDVSGQPAMFVATPAAAEIMRRQPSERLVFARPL
- the LOC123695073 gene encoding cadherin-89D isoform X1 yields the protein MRAITLIVLLGTLGVIQCCNFYPVGEYLKFVRIPENLNVGDEVLQVEVHPRKNLLLQPVDREEDAHLFTYRDVNRTHVAVVLAQSVDQLVDSDTPQNVVKFRLGCDFDEGDDLISAYLSVTVYIEDINDNVPTFIDAPYRVSVDELTPPGLIIYRGIRAFDRDKPNTPNSDIQYTIVSGDEGNRFALETSHKPGLLLKKHLDYDSGDREFLLTITASDRGSPPRSSNTTVHIIVLDNDDLPPKFTLDVYRTKIPEFYPLMNKRIHRELSFPQPIRAFDQDSGLAAPVRYELVSGNDRRLFSLSPLNGSLFLDREIDLDNESGLPGNTFILQVQAGQVDNPLKTAQARVELEILDLNDNLPEFEVDFYNISIVENLPNGFSVLQVMATDKDQGDNGEFTYQLHDPNGAFSIDPRTGWLTVKNQTVLDREQHSSLRMKVFAKEKNPSIVGTFLDKQRLAKWRRNPAPKLPPSKEKTTYVFPDRIGTKAENIEYNDDTHQLMSFVTVEVTLLDANDNNPIFIPSNLYEFSVKSNAKIGTEIGTVNAVDHDLGRNGIVLYDLQRTSNLTITSPFQVDAKTGVITLAESPILEGRHALFIEASDQPANPSERRYSLAVVTIDVININKGSKTDKPDFIGSPYEFWVGSNVGIGTSVGQIRVNEAMQKGELSYDLLHGYEEGVPFAVEERSGVITVVDELSKFDRPVYEFEAVAIQEKHNYTITTNATVHVVDVNDERGVFLKGTHSPLVFHVRENVAGATIGQIFPSNISSISVNYTGKVRFIIANQQDVSDDVAIGQDGTIYAQKPLDREKRDTYRMTVIAEFVKGVISGANLYQVTIHVDDENDNPPVFELPLYEGTITENASKGTEVKMNNKIRAKDADTGTNAVFTYTLFGDGHELFNVDEETGVVTFIGNKLDREEKNAYLLKIVARDRGSLNSEAKLTIFVADVNDNAPKFDQVIIPLGENIELLENSGVSSVNVYKEKGNATGVIFNVEAKPKNKFAVTVDSPLFLVPENIAVGTTILKLHAIDMDSGANGQIHYEFISEVFLPPYSLPATALQMKRYFVINERYGNIVAARALPPESEFRLNISALDGGQLSDHITIRLFIKDVNDHFPMFKKAWYSFNVEEAQYSRRVLGKVDATDADFGQNANITYFIDPPNDDLPFEISPLSGVFSVNGELDREKEDKYVLTVVAMDNGQEKKLSSSVSVEVQVLDVNDNAPKFFDYNELLEWKHSEADEKINHNYESVKMIPVYRATLEENAPIGTVVARVYANDSDFIGNGNGLILYSIPQKKNQLNIFSIDSKEGVITTTGRLDYETQSVHNITVIASDLGSPSLSSTAFVILTVTDVPDEVEVSDKPVFISRYYELEIEENVQTPVELVTLNLTEYYENFKMRYYIYNENETDIKRTFVIDPRNGTLYLIKSPDRETRDIYEVIVRAERQKISRELPHMIYPVADDVLEGMTKFDVKVVVRIKDVNDNAPRFIYGGRPMVTAIPTTAPFGYEVIQLQAIDADAGINADIRYQVINSEGRFSVDAVSGRVRVAGSFVRDAGRVLGFDVKATDRRGADDGRSAIANVFVYVLDENKQLVIVVAAKPMEVEKELYNITRYLSNITGFDIRVRRLETSAKTAMDGYATDMYIYAVDPVSNAIIDMDVLQKSLMKREVALRHNLAGFKVLEVGDTTMVQARSAQMFSTVEISVVALGCLVFIGAFTTAICILCVRKTKRNRHQPYSQHRHNAFSTEHLSKFGGLFPSGNNQCQELNQSYSEADSYIDVINQNPTKKICPHGNTIEEFGKAHQKCIKGQFDNINGSEIFNHKHERMCIKFNQRPSKRKGQDTSITSVNSSGQDSGIAEGKCACGQSSVHTSEESSGCSYEDSLKSNHNHDRKAYRDSEPRFNRRASFGHQPLDIRRYNHRRQSFSENLRHFPSFERIGPRITRQASTPNVNVTPSYFLNGKKNYRRKEVMNEPMIDYDHSENEDQFDTRLRKLSTNRRVGSFVDVSGQPAMFVATPAAAEIMRRQPSERLVFARPL
- the LOC123695073 gene encoding cadherin-89D isoform X2, whose protein sequence is MRAITLIVLLGTLGVIQCCNFYPVGEYLKFVRIPENLNVGDEVLQVEVHPRKNLLLQPVDREEDAHLFTYRDVNRTHVAVVLAQSVDQLVDSDTPQNVVKFRLGCDFDEGDDLISAYLSVTVYIEDINDNVPTFIDAPYRVSVDELTPPGLIIYRGIRAFDRDKPNTPNSDIQYTIVSGDEGNRFALETSHKPGLLLKKHLDYDSGDREFLLTITASDRGSPPRSSNTTVHIIVLDNDDLPPKFTLDVYRTKIPEFYPLMNKRIHRELSFPQPIRAFDQDSGLAAPVRYELVSGNDRRLFSLSPLNGSLFLDREIDLDNESGLPGNTFILQVQAGQVDNPLKTAQARVELEILDLNDNLPEFEVDFYNISIVENLPNGFSVLQVMATDKDQGDNGEFTYQLHDPNGAFSIDPRTGWLTVKNQTVLDREQHSSLRMKVFAKEKNPSIVGTFLDKQRLAKWRRNPAPKLPPSKEKTTYVFPDRIGTKAENIEYNDDTHQLMSFVTVEVTLLDANDNNPIFIPSNLYEFSVKSNAKIGTEIGTVNAVDHDLGRNGIVLYDLQRTSNLTITSPFQVDAKTGVITLAESPILEGRHALFIEASDQPANPSERRYSLAVVTIDVININKGSKTDKPDFIGSPYEFWVGSNVGIGTSVGQIRVNEAMQKGELSYDLLHGYEEGVPFAVEERSGVITVVDELSKFDRPVYEFEAVAIQEKHNYTITTNATVHVVDVNDERGVFLKGTHSPLVFHVRENVAGATIGQIFPSNISSISVNYTGKVRFIIANQQDVSDDVAIGQDGTIYAQKPLDREKRDTYRMTVIAEFVKGVISGANLYQVTIHVDDENDNPPVFELPLYEGTITENASKGTEVKMNNKIRAKDADTGTNAVFTYTLFGDGHELFNVDEETGVVTFIGNKLDREEKNAYLLKIVARDRGSLNSEAKLTIFVADVNDNAPKFDQVIIPLGENIELLENSGVSSVNVYKEKGNATGVIFNVEAKPKNKFAVTVDSPLFLVPENIAVGTTILKLHAIDMDSGANGQIHYEFISEVFLPPYSLPATALQMKRYFVINERYGNIVAARALPPESEFRLNISALDGGQLSDHITIRLFIKDVNDHFPMFKKAWYSFNVEEAQYSRRVLGKVDATDADFGQNANITYFIDPPNDDLPFEISPLSGVFSVNGELDREKEDKYVLTVVAMDNGQEKKLSSSVSVEVQVLDVNDNAPKFFDYNELLEWKHSEADEKINHNYESVKMIPVYRATLEENAPIGTVVARVYANDSDFIGNGNGLILYSIPQKKNQLNIFSIDSKEGVITTTGRLDYETQSVHNITVIASDLGSPSLSSTAFVILTVTDVPDEVEVSDKPVFISRYYELEIEENVQTPVELVTLNLTEYYENFKMRYYIYNENETDIKRTFVIDPRNGTLYLIKSPDRETRDIYEVIVRAERQKISRELPHMIYPVADDVLEGMTKFDVKVVVRIKDVNDNAPRFIYGGRPMVTAIPTTAPFGYEVIQLQAIDADAGINADIRYQVINSEGRFSVDAVSGRVRVAGSFVRDAGRVLGFDVKATDRRGADDGRSAIANVFVYVLDENKQLVIVVAAKPMEVEKELYNITRYLSNITGFDIRVRRLETSAKTAMDGYATDMYIYAVDPVSNAIIDMDVLQKSLMKREVALRHNLAGFKVLEVGDTTMVQARSAQMFSTVEISVVALGCLVFIGAFTTAICILCVRKTKRNRHQPYSQHRHNAFSTEHLSKFGGLFPSGNNQCQELNQSYSEADSYIDVINQNPTKKICPHGNTIEEFGKAHQKCIKGQFDNINGSEIFNHKHERMCIKFNQRPSKSGQDSGIAEGKCACGQSSVHTSEESSGCSYEDSLKSNHNHDRKAYRDSEPRFNRRASFGHQPLDIRRYNHRRQSFSENLRHFPSFERIGPRITRQASTPNVNVTPSYFLNGKKNYRRKEVMNEPMIDYDHSENEDQFDTRLRKLSTNRRVGSFVDVSGQPAMFVATPAAAEIMRRQPSERLVFARPL